TCCGCCTGCTCTTGATTTTCTCCCAGGCGGGCACTCCGAGCGCCATCAAGTGACAGATAAATATTTTCAGCTATAGTTGCCAGGCTCTGCGCAGCCAATGAATCAGGCGCTATTGAGGGAAACTGCCGCGGTGCGCTCAGGCCCAGGGTTAAATATAATTTATTTCTCAGATAAATGATGTCGCGATGAGTTGTCAGCTTAAGCTCAAGGGACCTGGCCAGAAAGAGCTCGATCAGCTCATAGAGATTTGCTGCTGATGCCTGGTGTTTCATGAGATAACTCCTGATTTATTTCACCGGCGCCATTCCCGGCTTTTACCACATAGAAATCCGCCTCCAAGCCTGTGGAGTGCCTGTAATCAGCACCGACACACCTGATGAAATCATCAACCTGATTCTTGTTTACCAGGCTTACGGTGCACCCGCCGAAACCGGCTCCTGTCATTCGTGAGCCGGTACATCCGGTATGATTCCAGGCTGCTGCCGCCAGGCTGTCCAATTCTTTGCCGGTTACTTCATAATAATCACGAAGTGAAATATGCGACTGATTCATAAGTTCGCCGAAGGTGGTCAAATCATTTATCTGCAGGGCTTTAAATGCGGCCAGGGTGCGCTGGTTCTCGCTTACCGCATGAAACACCCGCTTATATTCCACGGGACTGGTTACCACGTCTCTCACCTTTTCCAACTGTGCCACATCCAGCTCACATAAGGATTTAACCGGCACCCTGGTCTGCAGCTGAGATAAAGCATGGTCGCATTCAGCACGGCGCTCATTATACCTGGATTCTGCCAGGCCTCGTTTCTTGTTGGTATTGGCAATCACGATCAGGTGCTCGCCAAGCTTCAGGGGAGCGTATTGATACGAGAGAGTATTGCAATCCAATAGAATCGCATGATCCGTTTTTCCCATTGCAATGACGAATTGATCCATGATCCCGCACTTTACCCCGATGAACTGGTTCTCTGCCTTCTGGCAGAGCAGGGCAAGCTCTTCACCCGGTAAATCCGCAAAATTGCCGTAATGTCTCACAACAGTTGCCATCAATACCTCGATTGATGCGGAAGAAGATAATCCGGCGCCATTCGGAATAGTGCCGTAAAACAGAATATCAAGACCATTGCTGAGCCTATGACCTTTATCTGCCATGACCCTGAGCACGCCTTTAGGGTAGTTTGCCCAGTCGTGCCGGTCTTCCTTAATCAGGCTGTCCAGCGTGAAGTCAATGATTCCGGTTGCGGGGAAATTTTCGGAATAGCAGCGAATGACCTCATCTTTCCGGGGGAGTGCCAGTGCATAGGTGCCAATATCCAGGGCGCATGGGAAAACATTGCCGCCGTTATAATCAGTATGCTCACCAATAAGATTTACGCGGCCGGGCGCGAAGAAATAACGCGGGTGATCGTGAGCCCCGAATATTTTTTTGAAATTTTCCTGAAGCTGTCCATAAATTTGCTGCATGATCATTTTACCTTGCCTGTCATCTCCTGCTCCCGTCCGGAGAGCTTTTCCTCAATCTTTTTTTTGGTGAAAAAAGGGGACTCTCTGATGTCTGATTATTGAACCTGCAAATTCATAATAAATTAACAATATTTTAACATAATGGCAATGGTTATTTCAAGAAATTTTCATTGAATGGAGTGATAAAGAGAAAAGGGCATTCAGATTCCGTCATAAATGCATGGAGGGACTATGGGGAGCGATGATAACGACTTCACGATAGATGCTGTTCAGGATGCAGGCAGTTACCGCAGCCAGACAACTCAGCCTGACGACAATGCCATGCCGCAGAAAGAGGCGGCGTCTGCCGAGAGCGCCAATAAATCAGGACTTTCACAGGTGGCGCCCTCAGACCAGGAGGAGAGCCAGGGCAGCGAAGCATCAAAGACTGATAGGGTCTCAATATCAAGGGAAATAAAAGGACCCGAAAAAAGCTCAAAAAGCACTGCGGATTCCCTCAAAGCTTTCAGTGAAAGCTGGAACGGGGTGAATAAGGACAAAGAGAAGAACAATGATAACGATAAAGAGAGCGGCAGCCTGAAAGAGATACACAAGAGGCTCGAAAATAACAGCGAGATTAAAAACAGAATAAAGGATCTTGATGATACCTCCAGGGCATCGGTGAGCACGGCCGCAGAAGATGCTTACAGGAAGGCAAAAAAAGAGGGTGCAGAGGACTGGAAGGCTTTAAGGGCCGCAACAGAAGCAGGAAATGAAAAGTCAAAAGAGGCAAAAAGGGACAGCGACAGGTCAAAAGAAATAGAAAACCTGAGCCCCGGCGACAGGGAAAGAGCCGATAAGATCAGGCAGCGATCAGTTTCAGAGGGGAATGCCCAGGAAAAATCCCCCGAAGAAATAAAAAAGACGGCCGATAAAGCCGTTGACGCGCAGCTGAATAATATGAAGCGTGAGAAGGCTCTTGACGAATCCATTTCAAAGATGAACGATGAACAGAGGGAAACCATGAGGCGCGAAATGGATAAGGCCTATGTTGCTGCAATGCGCCAGGGTATGGATGATGAACAGTGCAAAAAAGAAGCCGTTGACAGGGGCAGGGTTGTTGAAAAGATAGATGGTTCTAAGTCTTTAAGCTCAGGCATGAAGGATATGAACCAGGATGAAAAAGGATCAGTCTATCAGGCTTCTCACGATTCCTATAAACAGGAAATGCAGAAGAGCGGCGATGAGCGGAAGTCCATGCAGAATGCCGAGGAGTCTGCCAGAAAGACAGGCAGGGACATCCAGAAGGATCATTCCAGCCTGAAAGAGCTCCAGAGAGCCATTGAAAATGGAAGCACCACCAGGCAGCAGTACAAGAGCTTTGATGAAAAGGAAAAGACTTCAGTCAGCACTGTTGCAGAGGAAGCCTATAAATCGGCAAGACAAAAAGGTGAGAGCAATGATAAGGCCGTGAAAGCGGCGAAAGAGGCGGCATCGGCAAGAGTAAATGAGATTCAGGGGAATCACAATCGAATCAAGGAGATGGAAAAACTCGATCCCGCAATGAGAGAGAGAGTTCAGGGCGCCATGCAGCAGGCATCGCAGAATGCCCGGCTCGGTGGATCAAATGATATCGAGCAGGAGAGGGCTGCAGGCAGAGCCGGAGATCAGGAAATAAAAGACATCGGAAACGAGCAGTTCGTTGAGAAGTACAAAGGCAAAATGAGCGAAGAGGATCAGAAAGCAGTGGATAAGGCCTCTCAGGAGGCTTACAATAAAGCCATCAGTGAAGGTAAAAGCCCTCAGGATGCAAAAAGAGAGGGAACAGGCGCAGCCATGGAAAAGGTCGAGCCGTCAAAAACCTTGCCGCCTCTTGAGGTACCTAAAGGATACAGCGAGAAAACAAAGACCTTCGGTGAACCGGGATCACATCAGACGAAAATGAAAATGCCGGCAGGCAAAAATGGAGAGATGATTGAGGTGACCTGCCATGAGAAGCTTGCCGAGAGAATGAAGACCATGTTTGAAGAGGTCAGGGACAGAGGCAAATCCCATCTTCTCAAGCAGGATTTTGGCGGATGCTCTTACTATCGTGATACTACCGGTGGCGGGTCTCTCAGCAATCATTCCTGGGGCATCGCCTTTGATGTGAATGCCGGACAGCCGGGAAATGGATTTAATACCTCATATCCGACAGAGGACCAGAACCAGCTTGCAGAGATATTTGAAAAATACGGCTTCAAGCAGCTGAAAAATGATCGCATGCACTTTGAATACTGCACAGGGAGCTAAACCCGCTTATTCCGCAAGGGCTAATTCGCCAGCATTGCGTCCGGTGTCAGATTTCCCTCTGAGTGAATTAT
This genomic interval from Candidatus Eremiobacterota bacterium contains the following:
- a CDS encoding galactokinase, giving the protein MQQIYGQLQENFKKIFGAHDHPRYFFAPGRVNLIGEHTDYNGGNVFPCALDIGTYALALPRKDEVIRCYSENFPATGIIDFTLDSLIKEDRHDWANYPKGVLRVMADKGHRLSNGLDILFYGTIPNGAGLSSSASIEVLMATVVRHYGNFADLPGEELALLCQKAENQFIGVKCGIMDQFVIAMGKTDHAILLDCNTLSYQYAPLKLGEHLIVIANTNKKRGLAESRYNERRAECDHALSQLQTRVPVKSLCELDVAQLEKVRDVVTSPVEYKRVFHAVSENQRTLAAFKALQINDLTTFGELMNQSHISLRDYYEVTGKELDSLAAAAWNHTGCTGSRMTGAGFGGCTVSLVNKNQVDDFIRCVGADYRHSTGLEADFYVVKAGNGAGEINQELSHETPGISSKSL
- a CDS encoding M15 family metallopeptidase, which encodes MGSDDNDFTIDAVQDAGSYRSQTTQPDDNAMPQKEAASAESANKSGLSQVAPSDQEESQGSEASKTDRVSISREIKGPEKSSKSTADSLKAFSESWNGVNKDKEKNNDNDKESGSLKEIHKRLENNSEIKNRIKDLDDTSRASVSTAAEDAYRKAKKEGAEDWKALRAATEAGNEKSKEAKRDSDRSKEIENLSPGDRERADKIRQRSVSEGNAQEKSPEEIKKTADKAVDAQLNNMKREKALDESISKMNDEQRETMRREMDKAYVAAMRQGMDDEQCKKEAVDRGRVVEKIDGSKSLSSGMKDMNQDEKGSVYQASHDSYKQEMQKSGDERKSMQNAEESARKTGRDIQKDHSSLKELQRAIENGSTTRQQYKSFDEKEKTSVSTVAEEAYKSARQKGESNDKAVKAAKEAASARVNEIQGNHNRIKEMEKLDPAMRERVQGAMQQASQNARLGGSNDIEQERAAGRAGDQEIKDIGNEQFVEKYKGKMSEEDQKAVDKASQEAYNKAISEGKSPQDAKREGTGAAMEKVEPSKTLPPLEVPKGYSEKTKTFGEPGSHQTKMKMPAGKNGEMIEVTCHEKLAERMKTMFEEVRDRGKSHLLKQDFGGCSYYRDTTGGGSLSNHSWGIAFDVNAGQPGNGFNTSYPTEDQNQLAEIFEKYGFKQLKNDRMHFEYCTGS